The Platichthys flesus chromosome 23, fPlaFle2.1, whole genome shotgun sequence DNA segment CCACCGAATTTGACACGATAAACCATTCTTTCAAACACTTAACTGAtagtgagcgccctctgctggacactTTCTCATTTGATAGGAATAGAAACTTGCCCCCATGTTCCAATGAAAGTTTTAATTCGTAAATATTCTAGAAATGACGGCTCACGCTTAGAGAAATTCAAGCAACAATTATCAATAATTTACAAATGGAAATTGTTGTCAATCACACAGTTGAGCCAGTTATGTGATTGGCTGGACACTGGTCTGTTTGAGCAACCAGCCAATCGTGACACTTGTACACAAACCTTACCTGTAGTATTCTCTCATTATGAAAATAGGCAGAATTAACATAGTAATTAAACTATTGGATTACCTCACAGTATTAAAAGTTCTTATATGTACTCTCTGGATTTAGTTTTAGTCTTCATTCAGCGTTTGTAGTTAATTCTTACAAACTGTTTTTATGGCTTTATCACATCATGTTTGTCGTATGAAGCCTAACagcagcttgtttgtttgtttgtttgcttgtttgtttgtgtcgaCAGCTGTGGAAGATCAAATCGTgacagagagacgaggaggagggtCGACGTCACTGACTGAAAGACCGAGCGTCGGTCTCAACATATCGGAGCTCTGACCGTCAACGTTCTCACTTTGTGCAATTCACAAACTATTTATTTACCCACTCAGTGTTTTTACTTAGGGTTTCTTTGAATTCTAgtttgtttccatttttttgtgtttttaccgCACAAAACGATGCTATATTATTTTACCTGTCAACACAAAGTATTATAAgcataaattattattattgtgatagTTTAGGTCCCCCGCTGCAGTTTTCATTTCAGCCTATTTGCAAATTTGAAGGTTAAGTTTTGAACTGCCGAACGGGCGAAAGTCTTTGTAttgtcattttttgtgttttatttgctgaAAGTTATTTATGTTGAGTGAGTTTCAAAGCGAAACTCGAAGCTCTGTTTTGACCTTAAAATCCGTTTTTTTAAAAATACTAGTCCAGTGGTTTTCTTCTCAGTTGACTGTCTAAAGTTGAAATACACGTACAATCTCTCAGACGACAACCGATGTGGTAAATAAAACCTCAGTGTGTACCAAGATCAAACTACAATTAAAGTTACTTATAATTATCCTGAACTACAAATTTAACACCTGGTATTCTGACAGAAGAATGTAAGAAttgtcagtttttttaatttcctctgcagctgtttcTCTACAACTGTCTATCTGTTCACTGTTTAAACCAGCTCCCGGATTTCAAAGCATAGTCCAGTGGATGTTAACAGAGTTGTTCGGTAGGttaagtttttttgttttttttgtttgctgacTTACCAGAGAAAATTGGCACCGCAAAGACACAATCATCCAGTTAATGGAAATAACAGCATGTGACATTGACTCTGGAGTTAGAGTGGAGCACGTATTAACACAGTCGAGGGTTTGCTGAAGGTCTCTTCACTGCAGCAAGTTAAATCCAATCAAATAcccttttgtatttgtttacttttttccTTGGACAGTATTTCCAGCATCATATGAAGGTGATAACTGATCTGATGTAGTTCAGGTTATTTTCCTACACAGTTTGGTACAATATGCAGGTAATGGACGAGCTTCCAAACAGCTTCTTAAGGGGAGTTTGACGGTTGTTTACctcaagcttcttttttttttttactcctgcTCAGATTGATCCTACCGCTGCATATTAACTTCCTGACTTAAAtttgaggtttttattttatatagacTATTATCAGCTGCCTGTTCCCCAGATTATTTTTCTCAAGTGACTGATTTGTGGACATCCACTGTTCTACAATGAGAAATTATattgcaaaatataaaaatataatcgGAATAACAAGCCTGTTGATTCAAATATTGAAACTTGGCtctttacaaaataatttttgttttGGCTGATGCCTTTTTACTGTAATTTCTCACTTTTATTGAcaaatgatgaaaaatgaaaacgtCACGAAGAGTTTCAGCTCGAGAACTTATTCCGTCTGCTCTCAACATTTTGGGAcaatctgttttgtttgtctctccGTCAATTTGATTATTTCTTAAATTAAAATGGGAAATTCACATTTGCTGTCAAACTCCCAGAGCTACATGTTCATTAGCATGAGACGGCTCATCCTCTGCCCGTCATAGGCTCCTCCCCTTGCAGTAAATACATGAGCGTGATTGAAGAAATGCACtttgggaaaaacaaaacagattttaaatggaagaaaaataagtttCATCTCCACTCAATGTCAGAGATTTGTTTTGTACCTCACCTGCTTGACACAGTTTGCATTTGCTGTTCAAGCGAATGCTAGCTGCGATCTAAATATTCACATCGCTCTTGAAGTTCATTCTACATGGTACGTGAAGTTCTCATGCTCGCAGAAAATATCTCACGTGATTTAAATGCTGACGTAAGTTATTGCCTCAGCATCACTCGTTACAATGCTAGCATAGTTATCTTCGgtgtgtttgaggaggaagACCAAAGTgcttattgtttgtttttcttattctctggggaaaaagaaagaatgtaTTTGCAGCGTTatgctttaaaaactgtttccCTTTGGAAATTCTTCaagttgtatttttgttttctttttgacctTTCGCTCTTTGTTCTCTCACTTTTTCCTTTAAGATTGTTTGTCCCTCACGCATGTTGAAACGATACATGTTTTGCCAGCTTTTTAAGGAACAAAGAAGTTTGACTTGTATGTATGAAAGGAAtctaggttaaaaaaaaaaaactgttgtgatTCTGTTTACCCGAACAGaagattttttttgtgaacCGTTCTGTCCATAAggtctacatttttttttttataagaaaaataaaagaaacagttgttgACTCACTAATGATTCTTGtctttcagttaaaaaaaatcaaatcatgaAACATGCACACTTTGTGTCGCACTGACAGTAGACTTATTTAATCCCTGCGCTGCTTCTTCCATCTTTATAGTAGTAAGTCCAGATACTACGTGGTTTACTTCACTGAACCAGAGACAGTTAAGCTGTTTAGTTGTTAATCTTTGTTGAgattgtttaaatgtaaaatgtagtAATAAATTGTGCTGCCCAGTATCTAGGAAAGGAGACCATGGCATTAAGGGTGGCAACAAAAATCTAGAAAAGAAAACGCAGCAATTTAACGGCTCAGAAAGAATCTATAAAAGACCACACAACAGTTACGGTTTTCAGGCAAAATCTAGAAAATATAGAAAGCAGCAAAACAAGTACGGCAAAatctagaaaaacaaaatagGAAAGTTAAGTGTTTTTGGCAAAATCTagaaaggaaaacacagcagccaAGTGATTCATTCGAAATCTAGAAAAGGAAAACAGGGCAGTTAACCGTTTTAGGCAAAATCTAGAAAAGAAGACATCTATATATAGGGTTTCATCATCTGTCTTATCTATAAGAAAcctaagaaaatataaataagccTGTACTTCTGCATAGAAGAGCACTGAAGGCTGACCTGTAACTAAACAGACACATTACTTTCCTATCTTAGCTGCTTAAAAATTTGCTAATGTATTTTGTGCACATAGTAATCACTACTAGAACACATGACAGATtcaaaaaacctttttattagAACAATACAGCAGATATAAAGGTCCATTGCAATCAGACACTCCCATCAGAACGGAACGTGTGCTTCAACAGACATACACGCTCCCCaagacaaataaattaatataaactagataaaaagaaaaacaggaaatgagaaaaagaaagaataaagactaaaacaagatgaaaataataattttctttttgttctgaaaaGCAAAAGTGTGACACAAAGAAGAGATGTTGATCATTTAAAATGCTTAAGTTcacacaattaaataaaaccagGCCCAGAATGTAAGTGTTTCCATTGTGCATGTGCCACAAGGTCAGTGTTAACCTCCACATGAAGGATCTGTGTCCTTGTAGTAGTTATGGTCAGTTTGACAACGTTGTCAGAACTTTTTGGGGGACAATTTTTTAGCTTGAgagacagatgttctccaggTGAGCAATaatgacagatgcaaaaaaaaaaaaggtcaaagagaaaagaacaaaaaatgaaattaatgTTTGTGATAATAATAGCAAAAGCAGCAGTggataaattaaaatacaatccAGTCAGAGGGAAAAATCATTTTTCCAGACAGATAATCCTTTTTCTGTGCAGAGGTGAATCCGAGTGTCATGAGGAGAACTACGATGAACTGCATCTGTACGAATAATGACTCAGTTTATAAAAACGTCTTCGTTATCCGTGACGTCTTTTCAGGGCATGTcctaaaaaacaataaacttatATCGGTGGAATAGaaattttgttttaactttagatatacaataaatgacaatttacaGGAATAAGACAAATGAACATGGCTACACATCAAGGTGACGCTTTTTAGGTTTCATAGTTTGGACTTTATTTTTGGTTTCAAGCACACGGGAACCTTTTATTCATGAGGTCTGATTAGAGAACGCTGCTGCGATGCTTATAAAACACACGGGCGCAGGTTGGACGAGGTAGATCTCCTCGTTTACATCTAAAGGTTTTTGGGTCGGGATAGGGAATCTGGAGTCCGCGTCTTATTTGCCGATACTCAGGTGTCGTGCCTCATATTTCCTCGTCGTCTCTGCCGCTCATCCTTGCATATACAGACTAAATGAAACTCTCTGAAGCACTTCCCTCCACTGACAGAAGATATGATTCACTCCACTGCACCTCACCCTCAGAACACGTTGGAGATAAAACACctcttttcctccatttttttttttgatttatcaTCTAACATCACTCTCGCCATCACATTCCataattttttgttattttttcatatatatttcataaaaaatCTATAACCCAAAATTTAGAAATCTTATTTACATGGAAAagggctcttttttttttgcttttaaaagtgACTGTTAACCCCCCCGCCCACATGGATACCCCCAACCCCCTGCAACCTCAACAATCATGGAAGAAATCCAGCTCAATTCCTTTTTCCAAAATGTGACTCGGGAAACAGCATTCTGCACAAAACACCCCACAATGTATTTGTATCTGCCTCCTCTTCAAACTAAACATCAGAAAACAGAAGAGGCTCCGAACGTCTCATCCCCTAAACAAACGGAGAATCCTTCCAGGAAAGAAAAGAGCCTCAGAAACAGTTCAACAAAACGCACCATCTTGGAAGTCAAAGCAATATAGCCTGATGAGGTGAGGAATGGAACGGGCTGACAGAGGAACGGTAATAGAACAAAACCCCTCCTCGATCAGCTTTAATAGCGCCCCCTAGGAGCTCATCCTGTCTATTAcgcacaccgacacacaccggACAAGCCACACTGGTCTTCAGTTTGGTGAGAGAgcacgtgtgtgcatgtcttaGCACGTGTTTgagaagcttgtgtgtgtgtgtgtgtgtgcgtgtaattCTGTGCGTGTTAGTAGAACCGGTGCCTCCCAGTTAAAAATACGTGTGAGAGAACgggtgagtcagtgtgtgtgtgtaggtgcgtGTGTTTTTAGAGAGTGCCATCCGCGGCACAGCCTCCACCCGCTTTGTGGCGAAACTCTTGCAGGTTGGAGACGCCGTGGAAATGGACGAAAGCCCCGGCAACGACCAAGATGTGGAACAACTGGTGGGAGTGGAACTATGGGAGAGAGTCAAAGTATCGTGTGTTAGAGAAACAGAGTCACATAAAGATAGAAGAagaatcacagacaggaaacaatgGCTtatttcttctgtgtgtgtgagtttatcCAGGACTCACCCATATGTCACACTTGCCGGGGAAGAACCGCTCTGGGATGCGAGCGGCGTACAAACAGGCTCCGGTGATGTAGAGCGTCGCCATCAGCAGCAGCCAACCCATTTGACCCATGGTGGTCGCTTTGATCAGACCCTCGGTGATCACAAAGTGTAGGGTGGGAACCACACCGCTCAGACCCAAACCCACAAACACTcctacacacagagagagagagagacagagagagggaggcagagtcAAGTTTGGGACCAGAAAACCAAAGCAAACATAAGCAgccaaaaataataaacaccaATAATAACTGAATTGATCATGAAGCATTCTCACTCTACCTGCTCTGACTCCTCTGTACTGTGGTGTGGCAAAGAAGTCACATTGGGAGACAGTGATGGCCGACAGTCCCAGTATACACACCACGATCAGGTAGATGAAACGAGGCTGGGGGGAGCAGTAGAAGGAGTAATACAACCAGGGAACAAAGGAGCCCATGATCAGGAAGGCGATCCCACTGTAGTCCAGCCTGgagagggaaaaacacacagacaacatgtTGCTGTGAGTTTCCTATTTAACACGATGAGTTGACACACGGTGAGTTTGCAGTGGGTGTGTCTTACTTGGAGAAGACTCTGGAGACGCCCTCAGAGTGGCAGTAGACTGTGTGGAAGAGccaggagaaggagaggcagaggatGGCTCCCAGGAAGAACACCCCGATCACCACCTTCTCCTGGACGGGAGCCACGAACGACTTGTTGGGACTGAACATGTACATCAGAccaagaaagaggaaaaacaaacagcctgCAGGGACAGAGAGATTAAATCAATCATGATGAACAACTGCTGCAaaaatcactttgtttttccatccacATGTTTCAGTCATTTTTACAAATCACACTCAAAAGACGGAGAAACATTTGACTGCAGTAACCCTTGTGCAACACTAGGTGGTAGCATAGAACATAAATATTGGCCATGTTGTTTCCAAGTCAGGAGACCAGATGTTTTCAAATGggactgaaaacaaaacacaaaaaaactaaaatccatcACATTGAAATAAGCTTATTGAGAAgtcaaaaataatatatactgGACCCCCGACTCACTTGCACATAAACCACCTCAGCTTAAATTTTGACACAACGCTGCTTATTAACAGCAAATAGAGGGTATCATTATTCACAAGAGTCTGTTTCCTAACACGTTAATGTGAAGATTAGCTGGAAATAgacacagaaaaactaaaattaagTTCTATTCTCGTAACTTTAAATATTCCAGTCGTGacggtcgtgtgtgtgtgtgtgtgtatgtagtgtggttaaagtaattaaatgttAAGCCAAGGTTTATTGAATTTGATGCAGTTAGAGATGCATTTACATGTGTTTGGATCAGTGTTACTTATGTAgcagtgtgtgtacatatgtgtgtacatgtgtgtgtcctacCTAGCAGGTGAGTCCAGATGTTTCCGGTCTCCGTGTGGATTCTGAAGATGCTCTTGAAGCAGGCGCGAAACGAAGGCATGGGTGGCCTGTGGCCGTGAAGCAGGAAGTCGTTGTCCTTCAGCCAATCGGGGAGCACGTCGTGGGGCATAACGCGCCACCGGCCCTCCCACACCTGATAAGTTAATGAGGCACAGAAATATCCCAATTAATAGTGGAAGAAGAGCTCAAAGCCTAGAGTGGGTGCAAAAGAACAACTTGTTATATTTTctaattgtgtgtttaatgagaaacagaagatttttatttgaatctcaTTGAAATACTGACATTTAAAGGTTCTTCataagagagagtgagagagcagtGTTGTCTGAGAAGCCCTCCCTCTAACTCCTCTCCATAACAACACAGTTAGTTATGAAACCTCTTCAGCACATAAACTGGTTTCTCAGAAATTGTTGCGAAACCCATCGGAACGCTCTTATCAAAACTTATTATGGCTTGTACCCAAATTAAACCTGGATAGCAATATTCAAACTAATGACATTATTCTGATTAAGACATATGATGTTTGTGAGTTGTTCATGGAATATTCTATTCATAAACTTCTTGGAGGAGTTGTGACGCACTTTTGTATTGTTGAAATTTAGCACAAATACTTGCACATGTGTGTTCACTACCTTGTGTACGaactcctccatcctctccatgGCGTGGTGAGCCTGCAGCAGCGGCTTCATTCCCATGAAACCTTCATCACTGCTCTTCTCATCCTCTGCCcgttctttctcctcctcccctcctccccttcctccgtcatcctcttcatctttttttctctcctccttgcATTCGGGGACACACtgacaaagaaagagaagaagcagacACCATAAGTACAGAGGGATTTGAGAGCCA contains these protein-coding regions:
- the adipor2 gene encoding adiponectin receptor protein 2, with the translated sequence MGMKPLLQAHHAMERMEEFVHKVWEGRWRVMPHDVLPDWLKDNDFLLHGHRPPMPSFRACFKSIFRIHTETGNIWTHLLGCLFFLFLGLMYMFSPNKSFVAPVQEKVVIGVFFLGAILCLSFSWLFHTVYCHSEGVSRVFSKLDYSGIAFLIMGSFVPWLYYSFYCSPQPRFIYLIVVCILGLSAITVSQCDFFATPQYRGVRAGVFVGLGLSGVVPTLHFVITEGLIKATTMGQMGWLLLMATLYITGACLYAARIPERFFPGKCDIWFHSHQLFHILVVAGAFVHFHGVSNLQEFRHKAGGGCAADGTL